The following are encoded in a window of Etheostoma cragini isolate CJK2018 chromosome 7, CSU_Ecrag_1.0, whole genome shotgun sequence genomic DNA:
- the ampd1 gene encoding AMP deaminase 1 isoform X3: MPKVLVPGPQKTDDKMRAFAEQVFASDTKDEDIRDEISMFDVAEDCPIMHHEMAHHLHTDDDAEKRKRHQRSCTMAVPVAGAQAAATSIVSVGVDTPTYLEVPDFQRVAIIGDYASGVTMDDFELSCKGLYRALTIREKYMRLAFQRFPRTASQYMREIEGETFKVEDQLQPVFTSPPKKGEDPFDTKILPKNLGYVARMKDGVIYVYNDAAAADKHQPKDLPCPDYNTFIDDMNFLIALIAQGPTKTYTHRRLKFLMSKFNVHEMLNEMEEMKELKLNPHRDFYNCRKVDTHIHAAACMNQKHLLRFIKKSYRVDADRVVHKLKGKEVTMKELFESLNLHPYDLTVDSLDVHAGRQTFQRFDKFNAKYNPVGASELRDLYMKTENHISGEYFATIIKEVASDLEDAKYQYAEPRLSIYGCNPNEWHKLSSWFVKHRVYSPNLKWMIQVPRIYDIFRSRDFVPHFGKMLENIFLPAFQATIDPQTNPELSIFLQHVTGFDSVDDESKHSGHMFSTKSPKPQEWDHNKNPSYTYYIYYMYANIAVLNQLRRQRGMNTFTFRPHCGEAGAITHLLAAFMTADNISHGLNLKKSPVLQYLYFLTQIPIAMSPLSNNSLFLEYAKNPLLEFHKKGLVVSLSTDDPMQFHYTKEPLMEEYAIAAQVFKLSTCDMCEISRSSVLQSALSHEEKIHFLGKDYLKEGPEGNDIRKTNVAQIRMAYRYETLCYELNLIKEGLKPE; the protein is encoded by the exons ATGCCTAAAGTCTTAGTACCAG GTCCTCAGA AGACCGATGACAAGATGCGGGCCTTCGCGGAACAGGTCTTTGCATCGGACACCAAGGACGAGGACATCCGTGATGAAATCTCAATGTTTGATGTGGCTGAGGACTGTCCCATCATGCACCATGAGATGGCCCACCATCTGCACACTGATGATGATGCTGAGAAACG CAAGAGGCACCAGCGCTCCTGCACAATGGCTGTGCCTGTTGCTGGTGCTCAGGCAGCCGCTACCTCTATAGTGTCAGTGGGGGTGGACACACCCACCTACCTGGAAGTGCCTGACTTCCAGAGAGTGGCCATCATTGGAGACTACGCCTCCGGG GTCACCATGGATGACTTTGAGCTGTCCTGTAAGGGTCTGTATCGTGCCTTGACCATCAGAGAGAAATACATGAGGCTGGCCTTCCAGCGCTTCCCACGGACGGCCTCCCAGTACATGCGTGAGATTGAGGGGGAAACCTTCAAAGTTGAAGATCAGTTGCAGCCAG tcttCACATCTCCTCCAAAGAAGGGTGAAGATCCCTTTGATACCAAGATCCTGCCAAAGAATCTGGGATATGTTGCTCGTATGAAGGATGGTGTCATCTATGTGTACAACGatgctgcagctgctgacaAACATCAGCCCAAAGACCTGCCCTGCCCCGACTACAACACCTTCATCGATGACATGAACTTCCTTATTGCTCTCATTGCACAGGGCCCGAC TAAGACTTACACTCACCGCCGCCTGAAGTTCCTGATGTCCAAGTTCAATGTGCATGAGATGCTGAATGAAATGGAGGAGATGAAGGAGCTTAAGTTGAACCCCCACAGAGACTTCTACAACTGCAGGAAG GTGGACACCCACATCCACGCTGCCGCCTGCATGAACCAGAAGCACTTGCTGCGCTTCATCAAGAAGTCTTATCGCGTTGACGCTGACCGTGTCGTGCACAAACTTAAGGGGAAAGAGGTCACCATGAAGGAGCTCTTCGAGTCCCTTAACCTGCACCCTTATGACCTCACTGTGGACTCCCTGGATGTGCACGCT GGAAGACAAACCTTCCAGCGTTTCGATAAGTTCAACGCCAAGTACAACCCTGTAGGAGCCAGTGAGCTGCGTGATTTGTACATGAAGACAGAGAACCACATCAGTGGAGAGTACTTTGCCACCATCATAAAG GAAGTTGCCAGTGACCTGGAGGATGCCAAGTACCAGTATGCAGAGCCGCGTCTGTCCATCTATGGCTGCAACCCCAACGAGTGGCATAAACTCTCCAGCTGGTTTGTCAAGCACAGAGTCTACTCCCCAAACCTTAAATGGATGATTCAAGTACCCAGGATCTA TGACATTTTCAGAAGCAGGGACTTTGTGCCCCACTTTGGAAAGATGTTGGAGAACATTTTCCTTCCTGCGTTCCAGGCCACTATCGACCCACAAACCAACCCGGAGCTCAGCATCTTCCTCCAGCAC GTGACAGGTTTCGACAGCGTGGACGATGAGTCCAAGCACAGTGGTCATATGTTCAGCACTAAGAGCCCCAAACCACAGGAGTGGGACCACAACAAGAACCCCTCCTACACCTACTACATCTACTACATGTATGCCAACATCGCTGTGCTCAACCAGCTCCGCAG ACAGAGGGGGATGAATACATTCACATTCAGGCCTCACTGTGGTGAGGCTGGTGCCATCACCCATCTGCTGGCTGCCTTCATGACTGCTGACAACATCTCTCACGGCCTCAATCTCAAGAAG AGTCCTGTGCTGCAGTACCTGTACTTCCTGACCCAGATTCCTATCGCCATGTCACCTCTCAGCAACAACAGCCTGTTCCTGGAATACGCCAAGAACCCGCTGCTGGAGTTCCACAAGAAAGGCCTTGTGGTTTCTCTGTCCACTGACGACCCCATGCAGTTCCACTACACCAAG GAACCCCTGATGGAAGAGTACGCCATTGCAGCCCAGGTCTTCAAGCTCAGTACCTGCGACATGTGTGAGATCTCCAGGAGCAGTGTTCTGCAGAGCGCCTTGTCTCATGAG GAGAAGATCCACTTCCTGGGTAAAGACTACTTGAAGGAGGGTCCAGAGGGCAACGACATCCGTAAGACCAATGTGGCTCAGATCCGTATGGCATATCGCTACGAGACCCTGTGCTATGAGCTCAACCTCATCAAGGAGGGTTTAAAGCCTGAGTAA
- the ampd1 gene encoding AMP deaminase 1 isoform X1: MPKVLVPAEGGSPQKTDDKMRAFAEQVFASDTKDEDIRDEISMFDVAEDCPIMHHEMAHHLHTDDDAEKRKRHQRSCTMAVPVAGAQAAATSIVSVGVDTPTYLEVPDFQRVAIIGDYASGVTMDDFELSCKGLYRALTIREKYMRLAFQRFPRTASQYMREIEGETFKVEDQLQPVFTSPPKKGEDPFDTKILPKNLGYVARMKDGVIYVYNDAAAADKHQPKDLPCPDYNTFIDDMNFLIALIAQGPTKTYTHRRLKFLMSKFNVHEMLNEMEEMKELKLNPHRDFYNCRKVDTHIHAAACMNQKHLLRFIKKSYRVDADRVVHKLKGKEVTMKELFESLNLHPYDLTVDSLDVHAGRQTFQRFDKFNAKYNPVGASELRDLYMKTENHISGEYFATIIKEVASDLEDAKYQYAEPRLSIYGCNPNEWHKLSSWFVKHRVYSPNLKWMIQVPRIYDIFRSRDFVPHFGKMLENIFLPAFQATIDPQTNPELSIFLQHVTGFDSVDDESKHSGHMFSTKSPKPQEWDHNKNPSYTYYIYYMYANIAVLNQLRRQRGMNTFTFRPHCGEAGAITHLLAAFMTADNISHGLNLKKSPVLQYLYFLTQIPIAMSPLSNNSLFLEYAKNPLLEFHKKGLVVSLSTDDPMQFHYTKEPLMEEYAIAAQVFKLSTCDMCEISRSSVLQSALSHEEKIHFLGKDYLKEGPEGNDIRKTNVAQIRMAYRYETLCYELNLIKEGLKPE; encoded by the exons ATGCCTAAAGTCTTAGTACCAG CAGAGGGAGGAA GTCCTCAGA AGACCGATGACAAGATGCGGGCCTTCGCGGAACAGGTCTTTGCATCGGACACCAAGGACGAGGACATCCGTGATGAAATCTCAATGTTTGATGTGGCTGAGGACTGTCCCATCATGCACCATGAGATGGCCCACCATCTGCACACTGATGATGATGCTGAGAAACG CAAGAGGCACCAGCGCTCCTGCACAATGGCTGTGCCTGTTGCTGGTGCTCAGGCAGCCGCTACCTCTATAGTGTCAGTGGGGGTGGACACACCCACCTACCTGGAAGTGCCTGACTTCCAGAGAGTGGCCATCATTGGAGACTACGCCTCCGGG GTCACCATGGATGACTTTGAGCTGTCCTGTAAGGGTCTGTATCGTGCCTTGACCATCAGAGAGAAATACATGAGGCTGGCCTTCCAGCGCTTCCCACGGACGGCCTCCCAGTACATGCGTGAGATTGAGGGGGAAACCTTCAAAGTTGAAGATCAGTTGCAGCCAG tcttCACATCTCCTCCAAAGAAGGGTGAAGATCCCTTTGATACCAAGATCCTGCCAAAGAATCTGGGATATGTTGCTCGTATGAAGGATGGTGTCATCTATGTGTACAACGatgctgcagctgctgacaAACATCAGCCCAAAGACCTGCCCTGCCCCGACTACAACACCTTCATCGATGACATGAACTTCCTTATTGCTCTCATTGCACAGGGCCCGAC TAAGACTTACACTCACCGCCGCCTGAAGTTCCTGATGTCCAAGTTCAATGTGCATGAGATGCTGAATGAAATGGAGGAGATGAAGGAGCTTAAGTTGAACCCCCACAGAGACTTCTACAACTGCAGGAAG GTGGACACCCACATCCACGCTGCCGCCTGCATGAACCAGAAGCACTTGCTGCGCTTCATCAAGAAGTCTTATCGCGTTGACGCTGACCGTGTCGTGCACAAACTTAAGGGGAAAGAGGTCACCATGAAGGAGCTCTTCGAGTCCCTTAACCTGCACCCTTATGACCTCACTGTGGACTCCCTGGATGTGCACGCT GGAAGACAAACCTTCCAGCGTTTCGATAAGTTCAACGCCAAGTACAACCCTGTAGGAGCCAGTGAGCTGCGTGATTTGTACATGAAGACAGAGAACCACATCAGTGGAGAGTACTTTGCCACCATCATAAAG GAAGTTGCCAGTGACCTGGAGGATGCCAAGTACCAGTATGCAGAGCCGCGTCTGTCCATCTATGGCTGCAACCCCAACGAGTGGCATAAACTCTCCAGCTGGTTTGTCAAGCACAGAGTCTACTCCCCAAACCTTAAATGGATGATTCAAGTACCCAGGATCTA TGACATTTTCAGAAGCAGGGACTTTGTGCCCCACTTTGGAAAGATGTTGGAGAACATTTTCCTTCCTGCGTTCCAGGCCACTATCGACCCACAAACCAACCCGGAGCTCAGCATCTTCCTCCAGCAC GTGACAGGTTTCGACAGCGTGGACGATGAGTCCAAGCACAGTGGTCATATGTTCAGCACTAAGAGCCCCAAACCACAGGAGTGGGACCACAACAAGAACCCCTCCTACACCTACTACATCTACTACATGTATGCCAACATCGCTGTGCTCAACCAGCTCCGCAG ACAGAGGGGGATGAATACATTCACATTCAGGCCTCACTGTGGTGAGGCTGGTGCCATCACCCATCTGCTGGCTGCCTTCATGACTGCTGACAACATCTCTCACGGCCTCAATCTCAAGAAG AGTCCTGTGCTGCAGTACCTGTACTTCCTGACCCAGATTCCTATCGCCATGTCACCTCTCAGCAACAACAGCCTGTTCCTGGAATACGCCAAGAACCCGCTGCTGGAGTTCCACAAGAAAGGCCTTGTGGTTTCTCTGTCCACTGACGACCCCATGCAGTTCCACTACACCAAG GAACCCCTGATGGAAGAGTACGCCATTGCAGCCCAGGTCTTCAAGCTCAGTACCTGCGACATGTGTGAGATCTCCAGGAGCAGTGTTCTGCAGAGCGCCTTGTCTCATGAG GAGAAGATCCACTTCCTGGGTAAAGACTACTTGAAGGAGGGTCCAGAGGGCAACGACATCCGTAAGACCAATGTGGCTCAGATCCGTATGGCATATCGCTACGAGACCCTGTGCTATGAGCTCAACCTCATCAAGGAGGGTTTAAAGCCTGAGTAA
- the ampd1 gene encoding AMP deaminase 1 isoform X4 gives MPKVLVPETDDKMRAFAEQVFASDTKDEDIRDEISMFDVAEDCPIMHHEMAHHLHTDDDAEKRKRHQRSCTMAVPVAGAQAAATSIVSVGVDTPTYLEVPDFQRVAIIGDYASGVTMDDFELSCKGLYRALTIREKYMRLAFQRFPRTASQYMREIEGETFKVEDQLQPVFTSPPKKGEDPFDTKILPKNLGYVARMKDGVIYVYNDAAAADKHQPKDLPCPDYNTFIDDMNFLIALIAQGPTKTYTHRRLKFLMSKFNVHEMLNEMEEMKELKLNPHRDFYNCRKVDTHIHAAACMNQKHLLRFIKKSYRVDADRVVHKLKGKEVTMKELFESLNLHPYDLTVDSLDVHAGRQTFQRFDKFNAKYNPVGASELRDLYMKTENHISGEYFATIIKEVASDLEDAKYQYAEPRLSIYGCNPNEWHKLSSWFVKHRVYSPNLKWMIQVPRIYDIFRSRDFVPHFGKMLENIFLPAFQATIDPQTNPELSIFLQHVTGFDSVDDESKHSGHMFSTKSPKPQEWDHNKNPSYTYYIYYMYANIAVLNQLRRQRGMNTFTFRPHCGEAGAITHLLAAFMTADNISHGLNLKKSPVLQYLYFLTQIPIAMSPLSNNSLFLEYAKNPLLEFHKKGLVVSLSTDDPMQFHYTKEPLMEEYAIAAQVFKLSTCDMCEISRSSVLQSALSHEEKIHFLGKDYLKEGPEGNDIRKTNVAQIRMAYRYETLCYELNLIKEGLKPE, from the exons ATGCCTAAAGTCTTAGTACCAG AGACCGATGACAAGATGCGGGCCTTCGCGGAACAGGTCTTTGCATCGGACACCAAGGACGAGGACATCCGTGATGAAATCTCAATGTTTGATGTGGCTGAGGACTGTCCCATCATGCACCATGAGATGGCCCACCATCTGCACACTGATGATGATGCTGAGAAACG CAAGAGGCACCAGCGCTCCTGCACAATGGCTGTGCCTGTTGCTGGTGCTCAGGCAGCCGCTACCTCTATAGTGTCAGTGGGGGTGGACACACCCACCTACCTGGAAGTGCCTGACTTCCAGAGAGTGGCCATCATTGGAGACTACGCCTCCGGG GTCACCATGGATGACTTTGAGCTGTCCTGTAAGGGTCTGTATCGTGCCTTGACCATCAGAGAGAAATACATGAGGCTGGCCTTCCAGCGCTTCCCACGGACGGCCTCCCAGTACATGCGTGAGATTGAGGGGGAAACCTTCAAAGTTGAAGATCAGTTGCAGCCAG tcttCACATCTCCTCCAAAGAAGGGTGAAGATCCCTTTGATACCAAGATCCTGCCAAAGAATCTGGGATATGTTGCTCGTATGAAGGATGGTGTCATCTATGTGTACAACGatgctgcagctgctgacaAACATCAGCCCAAAGACCTGCCCTGCCCCGACTACAACACCTTCATCGATGACATGAACTTCCTTATTGCTCTCATTGCACAGGGCCCGAC TAAGACTTACACTCACCGCCGCCTGAAGTTCCTGATGTCCAAGTTCAATGTGCATGAGATGCTGAATGAAATGGAGGAGATGAAGGAGCTTAAGTTGAACCCCCACAGAGACTTCTACAACTGCAGGAAG GTGGACACCCACATCCACGCTGCCGCCTGCATGAACCAGAAGCACTTGCTGCGCTTCATCAAGAAGTCTTATCGCGTTGACGCTGACCGTGTCGTGCACAAACTTAAGGGGAAAGAGGTCACCATGAAGGAGCTCTTCGAGTCCCTTAACCTGCACCCTTATGACCTCACTGTGGACTCCCTGGATGTGCACGCT GGAAGACAAACCTTCCAGCGTTTCGATAAGTTCAACGCCAAGTACAACCCTGTAGGAGCCAGTGAGCTGCGTGATTTGTACATGAAGACAGAGAACCACATCAGTGGAGAGTACTTTGCCACCATCATAAAG GAAGTTGCCAGTGACCTGGAGGATGCCAAGTACCAGTATGCAGAGCCGCGTCTGTCCATCTATGGCTGCAACCCCAACGAGTGGCATAAACTCTCCAGCTGGTTTGTCAAGCACAGAGTCTACTCCCCAAACCTTAAATGGATGATTCAAGTACCCAGGATCTA TGACATTTTCAGAAGCAGGGACTTTGTGCCCCACTTTGGAAAGATGTTGGAGAACATTTTCCTTCCTGCGTTCCAGGCCACTATCGACCCACAAACCAACCCGGAGCTCAGCATCTTCCTCCAGCAC GTGACAGGTTTCGACAGCGTGGACGATGAGTCCAAGCACAGTGGTCATATGTTCAGCACTAAGAGCCCCAAACCACAGGAGTGGGACCACAACAAGAACCCCTCCTACACCTACTACATCTACTACATGTATGCCAACATCGCTGTGCTCAACCAGCTCCGCAG ACAGAGGGGGATGAATACATTCACATTCAGGCCTCACTGTGGTGAGGCTGGTGCCATCACCCATCTGCTGGCTGCCTTCATGACTGCTGACAACATCTCTCACGGCCTCAATCTCAAGAAG AGTCCTGTGCTGCAGTACCTGTACTTCCTGACCCAGATTCCTATCGCCATGTCACCTCTCAGCAACAACAGCCTGTTCCTGGAATACGCCAAGAACCCGCTGCTGGAGTTCCACAAGAAAGGCCTTGTGGTTTCTCTGTCCACTGACGACCCCATGCAGTTCCACTACACCAAG GAACCCCTGATGGAAGAGTACGCCATTGCAGCCCAGGTCTTCAAGCTCAGTACCTGCGACATGTGTGAGATCTCCAGGAGCAGTGTTCTGCAGAGCGCCTTGTCTCATGAG GAGAAGATCCACTTCCTGGGTAAAGACTACTTGAAGGAGGGTCCAGAGGGCAACGACATCCGTAAGACCAATGTGGCTCAGATCCGTATGGCATATCGCTACGAGACCCTGTGCTATGAGCTCAACCTCATCAAGGAGGGTTTAAAGCCTGAGTAA
- the ampd1 gene encoding AMP deaminase 1 isoform X2 produces MPKVLVPEGGSPQKTDDKMRAFAEQVFASDTKDEDIRDEISMFDVAEDCPIMHHEMAHHLHTDDDAEKRKRHQRSCTMAVPVAGAQAAATSIVSVGVDTPTYLEVPDFQRVAIIGDYASGVTMDDFELSCKGLYRALTIREKYMRLAFQRFPRTASQYMREIEGETFKVEDQLQPVFTSPPKKGEDPFDTKILPKNLGYVARMKDGVIYVYNDAAAADKHQPKDLPCPDYNTFIDDMNFLIALIAQGPTKTYTHRRLKFLMSKFNVHEMLNEMEEMKELKLNPHRDFYNCRKVDTHIHAAACMNQKHLLRFIKKSYRVDADRVVHKLKGKEVTMKELFESLNLHPYDLTVDSLDVHAGRQTFQRFDKFNAKYNPVGASELRDLYMKTENHISGEYFATIIKEVASDLEDAKYQYAEPRLSIYGCNPNEWHKLSSWFVKHRVYSPNLKWMIQVPRIYDIFRSRDFVPHFGKMLENIFLPAFQATIDPQTNPELSIFLQHVTGFDSVDDESKHSGHMFSTKSPKPQEWDHNKNPSYTYYIYYMYANIAVLNQLRRQRGMNTFTFRPHCGEAGAITHLLAAFMTADNISHGLNLKKSPVLQYLYFLTQIPIAMSPLSNNSLFLEYAKNPLLEFHKKGLVVSLSTDDPMQFHYTKEPLMEEYAIAAQVFKLSTCDMCEISRSSVLQSALSHEEKIHFLGKDYLKEGPEGNDIRKTNVAQIRMAYRYETLCYELNLIKEGLKPE; encoded by the exons ATGCCTAAAGTCTTAGTACCAG AGGGAGGAA GTCCTCAGA AGACCGATGACAAGATGCGGGCCTTCGCGGAACAGGTCTTTGCATCGGACACCAAGGACGAGGACATCCGTGATGAAATCTCAATGTTTGATGTGGCTGAGGACTGTCCCATCATGCACCATGAGATGGCCCACCATCTGCACACTGATGATGATGCTGAGAAACG CAAGAGGCACCAGCGCTCCTGCACAATGGCTGTGCCTGTTGCTGGTGCTCAGGCAGCCGCTACCTCTATAGTGTCAGTGGGGGTGGACACACCCACCTACCTGGAAGTGCCTGACTTCCAGAGAGTGGCCATCATTGGAGACTACGCCTCCGGG GTCACCATGGATGACTTTGAGCTGTCCTGTAAGGGTCTGTATCGTGCCTTGACCATCAGAGAGAAATACATGAGGCTGGCCTTCCAGCGCTTCCCACGGACGGCCTCCCAGTACATGCGTGAGATTGAGGGGGAAACCTTCAAAGTTGAAGATCAGTTGCAGCCAG tcttCACATCTCCTCCAAAGAAGGGTGAAGATCCCTTTGATACCAAGATCCTGCCAAAGAATCTGGGATATGTTGCTCGTATGAAGGATGGTGTCATCTATGTGTACAACGatgctgcagctgctgacaAACATCAGCCCAAAGACCTGCCCTGCCCCGACTACAACACCTTCATCGATGACATGAACTTCCTTATTGCTCTCATTGCACAGGGCCCGAC TAAGACTTACACTCACCGCCGCCTGAAGTTCCTGATGTCCAAGTTCAATGTGCATGAGATGCTGAATGAAATGGAGGAGATGAAGGAGCTTAAGTTGAACCCCCACAGAGACTTCTACAACTGCAGGAAG GTGGACACCCACATCCACGCTGCCGCCTGCATGAACCAGAAGCACTTGCTGCGCTTCATCAAGAAGTCTTATCGCGTTGACGCTGACCGTGTCGTGCACAAACTTAAGGGGAAAGAGGTCACCATGAAGGAGCTCTTCGAGTCCCTTAACCTGCACCCTTATGACCTCACTGTGGACTCCCTGGATGTGCACGCT GGAAGACAAACCTTCCAGCGTTTCGATAAGTTCAACGCCAAGTACAACCCTGTAGGAGCCAGTGAGCTGCGTGATTTGTACATGAAGACAGAGAACCACATCAGTGGAGAGTACTTTGCCACCATCATAAAG GAAGTTGCCAGTGACCTGGAGGATGCCAAGTACCAGTATGCAGAGCCGCGTCTGTCCATCTATGGCTGCAACCCCAACGAGTGGCATAAACTCTCCAGCTGGTTTGTCAAGCACAGAGTCTACTCCCCAAACCTTAAATGGATGATTCAAGTACCCAGGATCTA TGACATTTTCAGAAGCAGGGACTTTGTGCCCCACTTTGGAAAGATGTTGGAGAACATTTTCCTTCCTGCGTTCCAGGCCACTATCGACCCACAAACCAACCCGGAGCTCAGCATCTTCCTCCAGCAC GTGACAGGTTTCGACAGCGTGGACGATGAGTCCAAGCACAGTGGTCATATGTTCAGCACTAAGAGCCCCAAACCACAGGAGTGGGACCACAACAAGAACCCCTCCTACACCTACTACATCTACTACATGTATGCCAACATCGCTGTGCTCAACCAGCTCCGCAG ACAGAGGGGGATGAATACATTCACATTCAGGCCTCACTGTGGTGAGGCTGGTGCCATCACCCATCTGCTGGCTGCCTTCATGACTGCTGACAACATCTCTCACGGCCTCAATCTCAAGAAG AGTCCTGTGCTGCAGTACCTGTACTTCCTGACCCAGATTCCTATCGCCATGTCACCTCTCAGCAACAACAGCCTGTTCCTGGAATACGCCAAGAACCCGCTGCTGGAGTTCCACAAGAAAGGCCTTGTGGTTTCTCTGTCCACTGACGACCCCATGCAGTTCCACTACACCAAG GAACCCCTGATGGAAGAGTACGCCATTGCAGCCCAGGTCTTCAAGCTCAGTACCTGCGACATGTGTGAGATCTCCAGGAGCAGTGTTCTGCAGAGCGCCTTGTCTCATGAG GAGAAGATCCACTTCCTGGGTAAAGACTACTTGAAGGAGGGTCCAGAGGGCAACGACATCCGTAAGACCAATGTGGCTCAGATCCGTATGGCATATCGCTACGAGACCCTGTGCTATGAGCTCAACCTCATCAAGGAGGGTTTAAAGCCTGAGTAA